One stretch of Fictibacillus sp. b24 DNA includes these proteins:
- a CDS encoding YciI family protein, producing METTEFLYQIKPVRAHFMENQTDAEQKTLQSHFQYLQNLLEEGKLVLAGPCLDASFGIVILHNTNEEEALRIMENDPAIRGEIMTGNLHPFRVSLIKD from the coding sequence ATGGAAACTACAGAATTCTTATATCAAATTAAACCGGTAAGGGCTCATTTTATGGAGAATCAAACGGATGCTGAACAGAAAACTCTGCAATCCCATTTTCAATACCTCCAAAACCTTTTAGAAGAGGGGAAATTAGTACTAGCCGGTCCATGTCTTGATGCTTCATTTGGTATAGTCATCCTTCATAATACGAATGAAGAAGAAGCGCTAAGAATAATGGAGAACGACCCAGCAATCAGAGGTGAAATCATGACGGGTAACCTTCACCCATTCCGTGTTTCACTTATAAAGGATTAA
- a CDS encoding TerC family protein, whose amino-acid sequence MESIWLEYAWALLILIGLEGLLSADNALVLAVIAKHLPEEQKKRAINYGIIMAFVFRFGALFAISFIANVWQIQAIGAAYLLYLGLKHVIKAKFGKENENIQEEVEEESAGKSFWPTVGKIAIADLAFAIDSILAAVALALGLPDSPLDDFGGMDGGQFIVVLLGGIAGLILIKFAATWFVQLLDKRPALETTAYAIVAWVGVKLAVITLAHKDIGVLDHHFPHSTVWTIIFYGVLIAIALIGWFAPAKKPAEQSGSTQ is encoded by the coding sequence ATGGAGTCTATATGGCTAGAGTATGCTTGGGCATTGTTAATTTTAATCGGGTTGGAAGGTTTGTTATCAGCTGACAATGCGCTCGTACTAGCTGTTATTGCAAAACATTTACCTGAAGAACAGAAAAAAAGAGCAATAAATTATGGAATCATAATGGCATTTGTATTTAGATTTGGTGCGCTTTTTGCAATCTCATTTATTGCAAACGTTTGGCAGATTCAAGCGATTGGTGCAGCTTATCTTCTATACTTAGGGTTAAAGCATGTCATTAAAGCGAAATTTGGAAAAGAAAATGAGAACATTCAAGAAGAAGTGGAAGAGGAGTCTGCTGGCAAAAGTTTTTGGCCAACGGTAGGAAAAATTGCTATAGCTGATCTTGCTTTTGCGATTGATTCGATTTTGGCAGCCGTTGCTCTTGCCTTAGGTCTTCCAGATTCACCTCTAGATGACTTCGGAGGCATGGATGGAGGACAGTTTATCGTTGTCCTTTTAGGAGGAATTGCGGGTCTTATTTTAATTAAATTTGCTGCAACCTGGTTTGTACAGCTGCTTGATAAACGTCCTGCATTAGAAACAACTGCGTATGCCATTGTTGCTTGGGTTGGTGTCAAGCTTGCTGTAATTACACTTGCACACAAAGATATAGGAGTTTTAGATCATCATTTTCCTCACAGTACCGTTTGGACGATCATTTTCTATGGAGTATTGATTGCGATTGCACTTATCGGATGGTTTGCTCCCGCAAAAAAACCAGCAGAGCAAAGTGGTTCCACACAATAA
- a CDS encoding molybdopterin-containing oxidoreductase family protein: protein MTNFIDRPDGIFPSVCSLDCPDQCGLLLHKKNGKITKIEGDPNHPVTKGYICNKVRNMTERIYDEKRLKYPMKRVGAKGDGEFVRISWDEAIDTITTRWKELLKSDSAESILPYSFYGNMGNLSAEGMDRRFFNRLGASQLDRSICNSAGAVGYKYTMGGSYGIDPEDTIHTKLFIFWGINAVSTNMHQIALAQKARKRNGAKIIVIDVHKNQTARLADWFIPILPGTDTALALGMMHILFGENMVNASFLEQFTVGHEELREHVKQYDPTSVAAITGIPEEDIVQLARMYGMTSPSLIRIGNGPQHHDNGGMFVRTISCLPALTGQWQVKGGGAIKGNSAYLAHNTDSLQRPDLLKNKQTRKINMNVLGDALLTLDPPVKSLYVYGSNPAVVAPAGNKVRKGLKREDLFTVVHDLFLTETARYADIVLPATSSFENTDFYTSYWHHYIQLQQPVIEPYEEAKSNTDVFRLLAKAMDFDDTAFIETDEELIDQALTNPLNPFITKINYETLSKNQYLKAEAEFPDVLPTPSGKIELYSEKMKQDGYPPLPTYIPLSKDSEHPLLFIAGPNHNFLNSTFANQSKHVELEKEPVVVLNRSDAESLGIKNGEQVRVWNERGECILKADAGNNVLPGVAVTQGLWGADKETKHLVNSLTPDRIADMGGGATFFSGRVTVEPLIEKI from the coding sequence TTGACCAATTTTATTGATCGCCCTGATGGTATTTTTCCTTCCGTTTGTTCACTAGACTGCCCCGACCAATGCGGGCTGCTTCTGCATAAAAAGAACGGTAAAATTACGAAGATCGAGGGTGACCCAAACCACCCTGTGACTAAAGGATATATTTGCAATAAAGTTCGTAATATGACTGAACGAATCTATGATGAAAAACGACTTAAATATCCTATGAAACGCGTTGGAGCAAAAGGCGATGGAGAGTTTGTTCGAATAAGCTGGGATGAAGCGATTGATACGATTACTACTCGCTGGAAAGAACTTCTGAAAAGTGACAGTGCAGAAAGCATCCTTCCATACAGTTTTTATGGAAATATGGGGAACCTTAGTGCGGAAGGTATGGATCGCCGCTTTTTTAACCGTTTGGGAGCCTCTCAGCTTGATAGGAGTATCTGCAATTCTGCTGGTGCTGTCGGCTATAAATATACAATGGGCGGCAGCTATGGAATTGATCCTGAGGACACTATTCATACCAAGCTATTTATATTTTGGGGAATTAATGCGGTGAGCACGAACATGCATCAAATCGCTCTCGCTCAAAAAGCCAGGAAGCGAAATGGAGCTAAGATCATTGTAATTGATGTTCATAAAAATCAAACCGCTAGATTGGCAGATTGGTTCATTCCGATTCTGCCTGGGACGGATACCGCTCTGGCTTTAGGAATGATGCATATTTTATTTGGTGAAAACATGGTGAACGCCTCATTTCTTGAGCAATTCACGGTAGGGCATGAGGAGCTTCGTGAGCATGTAAAACAGTATGATCCCACGTCTGTAGCTGCCATTACCGGCATACCAGAAGAGGATATTGTGCAACTCGCAAGAATGTACGGAATGACTTCACCTAGCTTAATTCGTATTGGTAACGGACCGCAGCACCACGATAATGGAGGAATGTTTGTTAGAACAATCTCCTGTCTTCCAGCTTTAACCGGACAATGGCAAGTAAAAGGGGGAGGGGCTATTAAAGGAAATTCCGCTTACTTGGCCCACAATACGGATTCCTTGCAGCGCCCGGACTTGCTGAAAAACAAGCAAACGCGGAAAATTAATATGAATGTGCTGGGAGATGCCTTACTTACGCTTGATCCACCAGTAAAATCGCTTTATGTTTATGGAAGTAATCCTGCTGTAGTTGCACCTGCTGGTAATAAAGTTCGAAAAGGATTAAAACGAGAAGACTTGTTTACGGTTGTACATGATTTGTTTTTAACAGAAACAGCGAGGTATGCAGATATTGTTTTGCCTGCCACGTCTTCCTTTGAAAATACAGATTTTTACACATCATATTGGCATCACTACATTCAGCTTCAGCAGCCAGTGATAGAGCCCTATGAGGAAGCTAAATCAAATACAGATGTGTTCAGGCTTTTAGCGAAAGCTATGGATTTTGACGATACAGCTTTTATAGAGACGGACGAGGAGTTAATTGATCAAGCACTCACTAATCCGTTAAATCCTTTTATAACGAAAATAAACTATGAAACCTTATCAAAAAATCAATATTTAAAAGCAGAAGCGGAATTTCCTGACGTACTCCCGACTCCGAGCGGAAAAATAGAACTGTATTCAGAAAAAATGAAACAGGACGGTTATCCACCTTTGCCGACCTATATACCTTTGTCAAAAGATTCCGAACACCCCCTCCTTTTTATAGCGGGTCCAAATCATAACTTTTTGAACTCAACATTTGCGAACCAATCCAAACATGTTGAGCTTGAAAAAGAGCCAGTTGTGGTTTTGAATCGTTCTGATGCTGAATCATTAGGAATAAAAAATGGAGAGCAGGTTAGGGTTTGGAACGAACGCGGGGAATGTATACTTAAAGCAGATGCTGGGAACAACGTCCTTCCAGGTGTGGCAGTTACGCAAGGTCTTTGGGGCGCAGACAAAGAAACAAAACATCTGGTCAACTCGCTGACTCCAGACCGTATCGCTGACATGGGCGGCGGAGCAACGTTCTTTTCAGGAAGGGTTACCGTTGAACCATTAATAGAAAAGATTTAG